In one Haloplanus salinus genomic region, the following are encoded:
- a CDS encoding ATPase domain-containing protein, translating into MPNYSNGTATEEIELVASGIPELDELLNGGYVRGRTYLVQGVSGTGKSLLGQHFLRAGLDREETVVYIHGEESRDDILVNAARLGIDIQDAEFLDIGPGTDFFAEDRSYNLVEATEVESERFTQDIKQVIEDVDPSRILVDPITQLQYVERDEYQYRKRLQSLIRFLRDRQVTTVATRTHNRNGASRTTHDDFESLSDGVVDLYLDERERRIAVPKHRGLGQVDGTHGLEIRDHGIEVYPQTIPKHGDRTFDPELIPTGHESLDGLLGGGIERGTVSFISGPTGIGKSTTGARSLSGVVEDGGTALGYLFEESIDQFVHRSEALGLPISEMRAQGSLVLTETEPLVRSAEEFDQHVLNQVDEHAPDAVFVDGLSGYQTSLQGDDRRLVRRLHGLTRVLKDRGIAVIITDEADRLTGIPEATSTNTSYIADNIVFLTYVEVGGELDRAIGVVKKRLGDFDSRFHRFSIESGAGLVIEGPFDNVRGIMGGSSTRRVPDGSNRTTNES; encoded by the coding sequence ATGCCTAACTACTCCAACGGGACGGCGACCGAGGAAATCGAACTGGTCGCGTCCGGCATCCCCGAGTTGGACGAGCTGCTCAACGGTGGGTACGTTCGCGGTCGGACGTATCTCGTGCAGGGCGTCTCCGGGACGGGGAAGTCACTGCTTGGCCAGCACTTCCTGCGAGCAGGACTCGATAGGGAGGAGACGGTCGTCTACATCCACGGCGAGGAATCGAGAGACGACATTCTCGTCAACGCCGCACGGTTGGGAATCGACATCCAGGACGCCGAGTTTCTCGACATCGGTCCCGGGACGGACTTCTTCGCCGAGGACAGGTCGTACAACCTGGTCGAGGCGACCGAAGTCGAATCAGAGCGGTTTACGCAAGATATCAAGCAGGTGATCGAGGACGTCGACCCGAGCCGGATTCTCGTCGATCCGATCACACAGCTCCAGTACGTGGAACGGGACGAGTACCAGTACCGGAAGCGACTGCAGTCGCTCATCCGATTTCTCCGGGACCGACAGGTGACGACAGTTGCTACGCGAACGCACAACAGAAACGGTGCATCGCGGACCACACACGACGACTTCGAGTCGCTCAGTGACGGCGTCGTCGATCTGTATCTCGACGAGCGCGAGCGTCGGATAGCGGTCCCGAAACACCGTGGACTCGGCCAGGTAGACGGTACCCACGGACTCGAGATCCGCGATCACGGGATCGAAGTCTACCCACAGACCATCCCAAAACACGGCGACCGAACGTTCGATCCGGAGCTCATCCCCACCGGACACGAGTCCCTCGACGGTCTCCTCGGCGGCGGCATCGAACGCGGAACCGTCTCGTTCATCAGCGGTCCGACCGGCATCGGAAAGTCGACCACCGGGGCACGGAGCCTCTCCGGCGTCGTCGAAGACGGTGGGACGGCACTCGGCTACTTGTTCGAAGAGTCCATCGACCAGTTCGTCCACCGCTCGGAAGCCCTCGGACTCCCGATTTCGGAGATGCGGGCGCAGGGATCACTGGTGCTGACGGAGACCGAGCCGCTCGTTCGCTCGGCCGAGGAGTTCGATCAGCACGTCCTCAATCAGGTCGACGAGCACGCCCCGGACGCGGTGTTCGTCGACGGGCTCTCGGGCTATCAGACCTCGCTCCAGGGCGACGATCGACGGCTCGTTCGACGTCTCCACGGCCTTACGCGGGTACTCAAGGATCGCGGTATCGCAGTCATCATCACGGACGAAGCGGATCGTCTCACCGGCATCCCGGAAGCCACGAGTACGAACACCAGCTACATCGCCGACAACATCGTGTTTCTCACGTACGTGGAGGTCGGCGGCGAGTTGGACCGTGCGATCGGGGTCGTCAAGAAGCGACTCGGGGACTTCGACAGTCGGTTCCATCGGTTCTCCATCGAATCCGGCGCGGGACTCGTTATCGAGGGGCCGTTCGACAACGTACGAGGGATCATGGGGGGGAGTTCGACGCGTCGCGTTCCGGACGGCTCCAACCGGACGACCAATGAATCATGA
- a CDS encoding HAMP domain-containing histidine kinase: protein MTRVDEAIDRSQALVDDLLALARERKAVAGSDRDGVFEAGHSTTDQGTGFGLRIVEQAVEAHGWDVCVVDGARCGARFESTGVETAR, encoded by the coding sequence TTGACCCGGGTAGACGAGGCGATTGACCGGAGTCAAGCACTCGTCGACGACCTGCTGGCGCTGGCGCGTGAGCGGAAGGCGGTGGCCGGGAGCGACCGGGACGGGGTGTTCGAAGCCGGCCATTCGACCACGGATCAGGGAACTGGGTTTGGCCTGCGGATCGTAGAGCAGGCCGTCGAGGCGCACGGCTGGGACGTCTGCGTCGTCGACGGCGCGCGGTGCGGCGCACGCTTCGAGAGTACCGGCGTCGAGACCGCACGCTAG
- a CDS encoding sensor histidine kinase produces MWSSITYTDRDSVVWDAYRRGEPIRIDDTDAFDGRLPNEETPVGSAVVVPVRKHGVVVTSALKPNGFKDEDVYFLRVLGQLTAIGLDRKLNERGLKKTQEVARSALQKHSYEDMVEAALAELPEALNMPLMGIWKTQPARQQLEPVAGTDRSDRLFGDLPSFSGDDSLAWRSFESKSTLVTSNVASHPDAYNDETPIEEEVIVPIGDFGVLIAGSTHAESFSDLDAEILESLGTNLAVVAEVIDSRRDRDLLNQVIARILRHNVRNELTTIMGYASQIESTADEPIREYARRALESCRAVEKTSRHAREMRTIVNRRSDITPVDLESAIQSAVRNVGAEFPDGELEVDIGDVPTVTAHRELQTAFAHLIRNGFEHNDSDAPRVEVSVQQNDESIRVRVSDNGPGIDPCELDVIDEHAESSLEHGSGAGMWIVDRVVRYSEAALTFDTGAGTTATITFSDR; encoded by the coding sequence GTGTGGAGTTCGATCACGTACACCGACAGGGACTCGGTGGTGTGGGACGCGTACCGACGAGGCGAGCCGATTCGCATCGACGATACCGACGCGTTCGACGGCCGTCTCCCGAACGAAGAGACGCCGGTGGGAAGCGCAGTCGTCGTTCCAGTCAGGAAGCACGGGGTCGTCGTCACCTCTGCGCTCAAGCCGAACGGTTTCAAAGACGAGGACGTGTACTTTCTGCGGGTGTTAGGCCAGCTCACGGCGATTGGGCTTGATCGCAAGCTGAACGAGAGGGGCCTCAAAAAGACCCAGGAGGTGGCTCGTAGTGCGCTTCAAAAGCACTCTTACGAGGACATGGTCGAAGCTGCTCTCGCTGAGCTCCCGGAGGCGCTGAATATGCCCCTGATGGGCATCTGGAAAACCCAGCCTGCACGACAGCAGCTCGAACCGGTCGCGGGCACGGATCGATCCGACCGGCTGTTCGGGGACTTACCATCGTTTTCGGGCGACGACAGCCTCGCGTGGCGGTCGTTCGAAAGCAAGTCGACGCTTGTCACGAGCAACGTCGCTTCACATCCCGACGCCTACAACGACGAGACGCCGATCGAAGAGGAGGTGATCGTTCCCATCGGTGACTTCGGGGTGTTGATCGCCGGGTCGACTCATGCGGAGAGTTTCAGCGACTTGGACGCCGAGATACTCGAATCTCTCGGCACCAATCTTGCGGTAGTCGCGGAAGTGATCGACAGCCGTCGGGACCGTGACCTCCTCAATCAGGTCATCGCGCGGATCCTCAGGCACAACGTCCGGAACGAGCTCACGACGATCATGGGATACGCTTCGCAGATAGAGTCCACAGCGGACGAGCCGATACGGGAATACGCGCGGCGCGCACTCGAGAGCTGTCGCGCGGTCGAAAAGACGTCCCGACACGCTCGAGAGATGCGAACGATTGTGAACAGGCGGAGTGACATCACCCCCGTCGACTTGGAGTCGGCAATCCAGTCCGCTGTCAGGAACGTGGGGGCGGAGTTTCCGGATGGGGAACTCGAAGTCGACATCGGTGACGTCCCGACCGTGACGGCGCACCGAGAACTCCAGACCGCCTTTGCTCACCTCATTCGGAATGGGTTCGAGCACAACGATAGCGATGCCCCCCGGGTCGAGGTCTCAGTCCAGCAGAACGATGAGAGTATACGCGTTCGAGTCAGCGACAACGGCCCTGGGATCGATCCGTGCGAACTCGACGTGATCGACGAACACGCCGAGTCGTCGCTAGAACACGGGAGCGGAGCAGGGATGTGGATAGTCGACCGCGTGGTCCGGTACTCGGAGGCTGCGCTGACGTTCGATACTGGCGCTGGAACGACCGCGACTATCACGTTTTCAGACCGCTGA
- a CDS encoding FIST signal transduction protein, with translation MASRDGVVGVFLCVTPADGIVDWLDPFLRRLDVTVFGALFPEVIYDGENRSHGAVVCGLLSEPHVTTIPELSAPDRDYAAHLDAELPLEGYETAFVFADAYSANIQQCIESLFRTYGVELNYIGGGAGALEMEQRPCLFTNEGVIEDSAVLAAIEAPMTLGVKHGWREIAGPFRVTDTDGTTLWGLDGRPAFSVYRSVVEGHTETELTAADFFETAKAYPFGVARLDGEQIVRDPFEVTEGDGLNCFGNIPEGEFVHILEGEPESLINAARDAGREAREPDTPAEGLFFFDCISRVLYLEDQFERELSAVEVDDTSMVGALTIGEIANDGYGHLDYYNKTAVIGAVEDI, from the coding sequence ATGGCGTCGCGAGACGGCGTGGTTGGGGTATTCTTGTGTGTAACGCCAGCCGACGGTATCGTCGACTGGTTGGACCCGTTCCTCCGACGGCTTGATGTGACTGTCTTCGGCGCTCTCTTTCCGGAAGTCATCTACGACGGCGAGAACAGGAGCCATGGGGCCGTCGTATGCGGCCTATTGTCGGAACCGCACGTGACCACGATTCCGGAACTGAGCGCCCCTGACCGGGATTACGCGGCGCATCTTGATGCGGAACTTCCGCTTGAGGGGTACGAAACGGCGTTCGTCTTCGCGGACGCGTACAGCGCGAACATCCAGCAGTGCATCGAATCGTTGTTTAGAACGTACGGCGTCGAACTCAACTATATCGGCGGCGGTGCCGGGGCGCTGGAGATGGAACAGCGCCCCTGTCTGTTCACCAATGAGGGCGTCATCGAGGATAGCGCCGTGTTGGCGGCGATAGAGGCTCCGATGACACTCGGCGTAAAACACGGGTGGCGCGAGATAGCCGGCCCGTTTCGCGTGACCGACACGGACGGGACCACGCTGTGGGGCCTCGACGGGCGGCCGGCGTTTTCCGTGTACAGATCCGTTGTCGAAGGGCACACTGAGACCGAGCTCACTGCGGCGGACTTCTTCGAGACGGCGAAGGCGTACCCGTTCGGCGTCGCGAGGTTGGACGGTGAACAGATCGTCCGCGATCCCTTCGAGGTGACGGAGGGGGACGGTCTCAACTGCTTCGGTAATATCCCCGAAGGCGAGTTTGTTCACATTCTTGAGGGCGAACCGGAATCACTGATAAACGCCGCCCGCGACGCGGGGAGAGAGGCCCGGGAGCCGGACACGCCCGCCGAAGGGCTGTTCTTCTTTGATTGTATCTCGCGGGTGTTGTACCTCGAAGACCAGTTCGAACGCGAACTCTCGGCTGTAGAGGTCGACGACACGTCGATGGTAGGGGCCCTCACGATCGGCGAAATCGCCAACGACGGCTACGGGCACCTCGACTACTACAACAAAACCGCCGTAATCGGGGCAGTTGAAGATATATGA
- a CDS encoding 50S ribosomal protein L39e, translated as MGKKSKAKKKRLAKLENQNSRVPAWVMLKTDRQVTRNPKRRNWRRNDTDE; from the coding sequence ATGGGTAAGAAATCGAAGGCGAAGAAGAAGCGCCTCGCAAAGCTGGAGAACCAGAACAGCCGCGTCCCGGCGTGGGTCATGCTCAAGACGGATCGACAGGTGACGCGCAACCCCAAGCGGCGTAACTGGCGCCGGAACGACACGGACGAATAG
- a CDS encoding 50S ribosomal protein L31e — protein sequence MSANDFEERVVTVPLRDAKAAPSNKQADKAMSLVRGHLAKHFKVDESEVRLDPGINEAMWAQGRNNPPSKLRVRAARFVEDGEPTVEAELAD from the coding sequence ATGAGCGCCAACGACTTCGAGGAGCGCGTCGTCACCGTCCCGCTCCGCGACGCGAAGGCCGCGCCGTCGAACAAGCAAGCCGACAAGGCGATGTCGCTCGTCCGCGGGCATCTCGCGAAGCATTTCAAGGTCGACGAGAGCGAGGTGCGACTCGATCCCGGGATCAACGAGGCGATGTGGGCACAGGGGCGTAACAACCCGCCGAGCAAGCTTCGCGTTCGCGCCGCTCGCTTCGTCGAGGACGGGGAACCGACCGTCGAAGCCGAACTCGCCGACTAA
- a CDS encoding translation initiation factor IF-6, translating to MLRASFAGSSYVGVFARTTDDCLLVRPDADDDTVADIATELDVDAVPTTVGGSGTVGALAVGNESGLLVSGRATGREMDAIEEATDLPVTELPGRINAAGNVVLANDYGAYVHPDLSREAVQAVKSALDVPVERGDLADVRTVGTAAVATNEGVLCHPKSREPELEAVEDVLDVRADIGTVNYGAPLVGSGLVANDSGYVVGTDTTGPELGRIEETLGYIE from the coding sequence GTGTTACGCGCCTCCTTCGCCGGCTCGTCCTACGTCGGCGTGTTCGCCCGCACGACGGACGACTGTCTGCTCGTGCGACCGGACGCCGACGACGACACCGTCGCGGATATCGCGACGGAACTCGACGTCGACGCCGTGCCGACGACGGTCGGCGGCTCCGGCACCGTCGGCGCCCTCGCCGTCGGCAACGAGTCCGGCCTGCTCGTCTCCGGCCGGGCGACCGGCCGCGAGATGGACGCCATCGAGGAGGCGACGGATCTGCCCGTCACCGAACTCCCCGGGCGCATCAACGCCGCCGGCAACGTCGTCCTCGCGAACGACTACGGCGCGTACGTCCACCCCGACCTGAGCCGTGAGGCCGTGCAGGCCGTCAAGTCGGCGCTCGACGTCCCCGTCGAGCGCGGCGACCTCGCGGACGTCCGCACCGTCGGCACCGCCGCCGTCGCGACCAACGAGGGCGTCCTCTGCCACCCGAAGTCCCGCGAGCCCGAACTCGAAGCCGTCGAGGACGTACTCGACGTGCGCGCCGACATCGGCACCGTCAACTACGGCGCCCCGCTCGTCGGGAGCGGCCTCGTCGCCAACGATTCGGGCTACGTCGTCGGGACCGACACCACCGGTCCGGAGCTAGGTCGCATCGAGGAGACCCTCGGCTACATCGAGTAG
- the rpl18a gene encoding 50S ribosomal protein L18Ae: protein MSQFVVSGRFQDRLGHRDFEKTIDAPNENVAREHVLSRLGSEHGLKRTQVEISEVSAA, encoded by the coding sequence ATGAGTCAATTCGTCGTCAGCGGGCGCTTTCAGGACCGACTCGGGCATCGAGACTTCGAGAAGACCATCGACGCCCCCAACGAGAACGTCGCGCGCGAACACGTGCTCTCGCGGCTCGGGAGCGAGCACGGTCTCAAGCGAACGCAGGTCGAGATCAGCGAGGTGAGCGCGGCATGA
- the pfdA gene encoding prefoldin subunit alpha, with protein sequence MGGGGQQQLQQLSQELEAIDEEIAELEAEIEDLRTRQSEIDEATEAIETLDSGSMVQVPLGGGAYVRAEVQDIDEVIVDLGGGYAAEQEQNDAIDALERKKGVLDDRIDDVEAEISELESESDEIEQQAQQMQQQMQQQQMQQLQQQQEQGDE encoded by the coding sequence ATGGGTGGCGGCGGTCAGCAGCAACTCCAGCAGCTCTCCCAGGAACTCGAAGCCATCGACGAGGAGATCGCGGAGCTCGAAGCGGAAATCGAGGACCTCCGCACCCGACAGAGCGAGATCGACGAGGCCACCGAGGCCATCGAGACGCTCGACAGCGGCTCGATGGTTCAGGTGCCCCTCGGCGGCGGCGCGTACGTCCGCGCCGAGGTCCAGGACATCGACGAGGTCATCGTCGACCTCGGCGGCGGCTACGCGGCCGAGCAGGAGCAGAACGACGCCATCGACGCGCTCGAACGCAAGAAGGGCGTCCTCGACGACCGGATCGACGACGTGGAAGCGGAGATTTCGGAACTCGAAAGCGAGAGCGACGAGATCGAGCAACAGGCCCAGCAGATGCAACAGCAGATGCAGCAACAGCAGATGCAGCAGCTCCAGCAACAGCAAGAGCAGGGCGACGAGTAG
- the ftsY gene encoding signal recognition particle-docking protein FtsY — protein sequence MFDGLKDKLDRFRSDVEENAEAEAETGTEVEAEAEAETGAAAESDPDPDPDADTDDGSATESASDDADGPGRLRRAKAFATGKVVLEEEDLEDPLWTLEMALLESDVEMGVAEAILDDLRESLIGETKSQMASTGDLVADALRDALLDVISVGQFDFEERIAAAEKPVTIVFTGVNGVGKTTTIAKLARYLEERGFSSVLANGDTYRAGANEQIREHAEALGKRLIAHEQGGDPAAVIYDGVEYAEANDVDVVLGDTAGRLHTSSDLMAQLEKIDRVVDPDLTIFVDEAVAGQDAVERAKQFDDAAEIDGAVLTKADADSQGGAAISVAYVTGKPVLFLGTGQGYGDLDRFDPEELVDDLVG from the coding sequence ATGTTCGACGGACTGAAAGACAAGCTGGACCGGTTCCGGAGCGACGTCGAGGAGAATGCCGAGGCCGAAGCCGAGACGGGAACCGAAGTCGAAGCCGAGGCCGAGGCCGAGACGGGAGCTGCGGCCGAGTCCGACCCTGACCCCGACCCCGACGCCGACACGGACGACGGATCGGCGACCGAGTCCGCGTCCGACGACGCGGACGGTCCCGGCCGTCTCCGGCGAGCCAAGGCCTTCGCCACCGGCAAGGTCGTTCTCGAAGAGGAAGATCTGGAGGACCCGCTCTGGACCCTCGAGATGGCGCTGCTGGAGAGCGACGTGGAGATGGGCGTCGCGGAGGCCATCCTCGACGACCTCCGCGAGAGTCTGATCGGCGAGACCAAATCCCAGATGGCGAGTACCGGTGACTTGGTCGCCGACGCCCTCCGGGACGCCCTCCTCGACGTGATCAGCGTCGGCCAGTTCGACTTCGAGGAGCGCATCGCGGCGGCGGAGAAACCCGTCACCATCGTCTTCACCGGCGTCAACGGCGTCGGCAAGACCACGACCATCGCGAAGCTGGCCCGCTATCTGGAGGAGCGGGGTTTCTCCTCGGTACTCGCCAACGGCGACACGTACCGTGCGGGCGCGAACGAGCAGATCCGCGAGCACGCCGAGGCGCTCGGCAAGCGGCTGATCGCCCACGAACAGGGTGGCGACCCCGCCGCCGTCATCTACGACGGCGTCGAGTACGCGGAGGCCAACGACGTGGACGTCGTCCTCGGCGACACTGCCGGCCGCCTCCACACCTCCAGCGACCTGATGGCGCAGTTGGAGAAGATCGACCGCGTGGTCGACCCCGACCTCACCATCTTCGTCGACGAGGCGGTCGCCGGCCAAGACGCCGTCGAGCGGGCAAAACAGTTCGACGACGCCGCCGAAATCGACGGCGCGGTGCTGACGAAGGCCGACGCCGACTCGCAGGGTGGCGCGGCCATCTCCGTCGCCTACGTGACCGGCAAACCCGTCCTCTTTCTCGGCACCGGGCAGGGCTACGGGGACCTCGATCGGTTCGACCCCGAGGAACTGGTCGACGACCTCGTCGGCTAG
- a CDS encoding 20S proteasome subunit A/B, which translates to MSTVIGVTSAGGVAIVGDRVVASGGHVRSRSRQHVFDAGRVGFAVVAADVGGVADRLSSEIRAYRTERGDLDIDPLARMASDLAAEFDATLLLAARDDDGRPALRAVAADGGVTADDVAAFGSGAPVALGVLEAGHDPDATLDEAATLGRDALSAAAERDAGTGTDLDSYRLSV; encoded by the coding sequence ATGAGTACTGTCATCGGTGTGACGTCCGCGGGCGGCGTCGCCATCGTGGGCGACCGCGTAGTCGCGAGTGGGGGTCACGTCCGCAGTCGCTCCCGTCAGCACGTCTTCGACGCCGGGCGCGTCGGTTTCGCCGTCGTCGCCGCGGATGTCGGTGGCGTCGCCGACCGGCTGAGCAGCGAGATTCGAGCGTACCGGACCGAGCGCGGCGATCTCGATATCGACCCGTTGGCCCGTATGGCGAGCGATCTCGCCGCCGAGTTCGACGCCACCCTCCTGTTAGCCGCCCGTGACGACGACGGTCGGCCAGCTCTTCGGGCCGTCGCCGCCGACGGCGGCGTCACCGCGGACGACGTGGCGGCGTTCGGGAGCGGCGCGCCGGTGGCGTTGGGCGTGCTCGAAGCGGGCCACGACCCCGACGCGACGCTCGACGAGGCGGCGACGCTCGGCCGCGACGCGCTCTCGGCGGCCGCGGAGCGGGACGCCGGCACGGGGACCGACCTCGACAGCTACCGGCTGTCCGTGTGA
- a CDS encoding DUF7537 family lipoprotein: protein MQWNRGVTLVLVVVLLTAGCLGGGGPAGGGSGEAESTPDGGGADDAADGPDLTDPETALRDAGSFTVTWRYAGVDATGARSEVRHEYHADLRGERSLTVTSTSRNGRSDGVTEQFVADGTTYVRTGTAEAPSYVSYPGSADVVGTAIALSQARAYGANEDLTAGRAERFDGVAVTRYELSEADSQLIQAGSAATSGAPGTAEITDFRYVVLVDEDGLSRHESWSFTGRTAEGRAISGEWEYSLTNVGTTGVDDPDWLADARATV, encoded by the coding sequence ATGCAGTGGAATCGCGGGGTCACACTGGTTCTCGTCGTAGTGCTGTTGACGGCCGGCTGTCTCGGTGGCGGGGGTCCCGCCGGTGGGGGGTCGGGCGAGGCCGAAAGCACCCCCGACGGTGGGGGCGCGGACGACGCCGCCGACGGTCCGGACTTGACCGACCCGGAGACGGCCCTGCGCGACGCGGGGAGTTTCACCGTGACGTGGCGATACGCGGGCGTCGACGCGACGGGGGCGCGGAGCGAGGTGCGTCACGAGTACCACGCCGACCTGCGTGGTGAGCGCTCGCTGACGGTCACGTCCACCAGCCGTAATGGCCGGTCCGACGGGGTGACCGAGCAGTTCGTCGCCGACGGCACGACGTACGTCCGCACGGGGACGGCCGAGGCGCCGTCGTACGTCTCGTACCCCGGTAGCGCCGACGTGGTCGGGACTGCCATCGCGCTCTCGCAGGCCCGCGCGTACGGCGCGAACGAGGACTTGACCGCCGGTAGGGCCGAGCGCTTCGACGGCGTGGCCGTCACCCGGTACGAACTCTCCGAGGCGGACTCGCAGTTGATCCAGGCCGGCTCCGCCGCCACGAGTGGCGCGCCCGGTACCGCCGAAATCACCGACTTCCGCTACGTCGTCCTCGTCGACGAGGACGGCCTCTCCCGCCACGAGTCGTGGTCGTTCACCGGCCGGACCGCGGAGGGACGGGCGATCAGCGGCGAGTGGGAGTACTCGCTCACGAACGTCGGGACGACGGGCGTCGACGACCCCGACTGGCTGGCCGACGCACGGGCGACCGTCTGA
- a CDS encoding Rieske (2Fe-2S) protein, with the protein MDEPVRVALEDGDESDVVRIADTEGEVAVGNATFRFDVGGDRPEGEADGGTVVEGSPDAGAEGDPRYVAPAGDVPSRGTLRFEAVDGRRRVDGILQRLDDGIVAWENSCPHKPEVKLDRGLGALVDGDRLVCHEHGARFDRDDGYCTRGPCRGRSLSPIGVTVRDGDVYLTDDRFEAGRRLD; encoded by the coding sequence ATGGACGAACCGGTACGAGTGGCGCTCGAAGATGGGGACGAGAGCGACGTGGTGCGGATCGCCGACACCGAAGGGGAGGTCGCCGTCGGGAACGCGACCTTCCGGTTCGACGTGGGCGGCGACCGACCCGAAGGGGAGGCCGACGGTGGGACGGTCGTGGAAGGGAGTCCGGACGCGGGGGCGGAGGGGGATCCACGATACGTCGCCCCGGCGGGCGACGTTCCGAGTCGCGGCACGCTCCGGTTCGAGGCTGTCGACGGTCGCCGTCGGGTCGACGGCATCCTCCAACGACTGGACGACGGTATCGTCGCCTGGGAGAACTCCTGTCCACACAAGCCGGAAGTCAAACTCGACCGAGGGCTGGGCGCGCTCGTCGACGGTGACCGGTTGGTGTGTCACGAACACGGCGCCCGCTTCGACCGCGACGACGGCTACTGCACCCGTGGCCCCTGTCGCGGTCGGTCGCTATCGCCCATCGGCGTCACCGTCCGCGACGGCGACGTGTATCTGACGGACGACCGGTTCGAGGCCGGACGGCGGCTGGATTGA
- a CDS encoding sugar kinase, whose product MTDLVTVGEATLRFSPQRGDRIETAGEFAAHVGGPESNVAAAAATLGLDAVWLSKLPETALGRRIVGDLRRHGVRTGVVWTDDGRASTAFVERGGTAGATTVADRDGAAVETMTEDDVPLGVVRDADTLFVSGATPARSETLLETTEWLLKAAGEAGTTRAFDTRFVKTGLDPDTARELYDRLLDDVEVLIVDEADADAVYGLDGDVVPTGHSLRTRYDCGTVVVTRADSSHAVVGLAGESIYEVPPFEAETRDPAGVHDAFVGGFLAGCHRGRDMRDALYDGAATAALKRTLVGDAVVGSRRDVEAIREREK is encoded by the coding sequence GTGACCGACCTGGTAACCGTCGGCGAAGCCACCCTCCGGTTCTCGCCGCAACGCGGCGACCGCATCGAGACGGCGGGGGAGTTCGCGGCCCACGTGGGCGGCCCGGAGAGCAACGTCGCGGCCGCGGCGGCGACGCTCGGACTCGACGCCGTCTGGCTGTCGAAGCTCCCCGAGACGGCGCTGGGCCGGCGAATCGTCGGCGACCTGCGCCGGCACGGCGTGCGGACGGGGGTCGTCTGGACCGACGACGGCCGTGCTTCGACGGCGTTCGTCGAGCGTGGCGGGACGGCTGGGGCGACGACCGTCGCGGACCGGGACGGCGCCGCCGTCGAAACGATGACCGAGGACGACGTTCCCCTCGGGGTGGTTCGCGACGCGGACACCCTGTTCGTGAGCGGCGCGACGCCCGCCCGTTCCGAGACGCTCCTGGAGACGACGGAGTGGCTCCTGAAGGCGGCGGGCGAGGCGGGCACGACGCGGGCGTTCGATACGCGATTCGTGAAGACGGGACTCGACCCCGACACGGCGCGGGAACTGTACGACCGACTGCTCGACGACGTGGAAGTGTTGATCGTCGACGAGGCGGACGCGGACGCAGTGTACGGACTCGACGGCGACGTGGTGCCGACGGGACACAGCCTCCGGACGCGATACGACTGTGGGACGGTCGTCGTCACTCGCGCGGATTCGAGCCACGCAGTCGTCGGCTTGGCGGGCGAGTCGATCTACGAGGTCCCGCCGTTCGAGGCGGAGACGCGCGATCCGGCCGGCGTCCACGACGCGTTCGTCGGCGGCTTCCTGGCCGGTTGCCACCGCGGCAGGGACATGAGAGACGCGTTGTACGACGGCGCGGCGACCGCGGCGCTCAAGCGAACCCTCGTCGGGGACGCCGTCGTCGGCTCACGTCGGGACGTCGAGGCGATCCGCGAGCGGGAGAAATGA